Genomic segment of Paenibacillus sp. FSL R5-0912:
TCTCAATTCACCGAAGCAGCTGGGGGAAATCCTGTTTGTGAAGCTCGGCCTGCCTGTCGTGAAGAAGACGAAGACCGGGTATTCCACCGATGCCGAAGTGCTGGAGAAGCTGGCTCCTTACCATGACGCTGTGCGCCTGATCCTGCAATACCGTTCCATTGCCAAGCTGCAATCCACCTATGTGGAAGGCCTGCTGAAGGAAATCTCGCCGGAGACCAGGAAGGTACACACCTTCTACCGGCAGACGATTGCCGCTACGGGACGGCTCAGCAGCCAGTTCCCGAACCTGCAGAATATTCCGATCCGGCTGGAAGAAGGCCGCAAGATCCGTAAGGTGTTCGTGCCTTCCGAACCCGGCTGGTCGATTCTGGCGGCGGATTACTCGCAGATTGAGCTGCGGGTGTTGGCACATATCTCCGGCGATGAGCGGATGAAGGAAGCTTTTGTAGAAGACATGGATATTCACACGAAGACCGCGATGGACGTATTTGGCGTTACTGCCGATATGGTGGACAGCAATATGCGCCGTTCAGCCAAAGCGGTTAACTTCGGAATTGTGTATGGCATCAGCGATTATGGCCTGTCACAGAACCTGAACATTCCGCGCAAGGAAGCGGCCCAGTTCATTGAGCAATATTTCGAAGTGTTCAAGGGTGTCCGCCGCTATATGGATGATATCGTCGTAGAGGCCCGTAAGCAGGGGTATGTGACCACCTTGCTGGAGCGCCGCCGCTACCTGCCGGAGATTAACGCGAAGAACTTCAACTTGCGTTCCTTCGCCGAACGTACCGCCATGAATACACCGATCCAGGGGACGGCTGCCGATATTATCAAGCTGGCGATGGTTCACATGGACAAGGCGCTATACGAGCGCGGGCTGAAGAGCCGTATGCTGCTGCAGGTACACGATGAGCTTGTATTCGAGGTGCCGGAAGATGAACTGGAGCAGATGAAGCTGTTGCTGCCGGAGGTTATGGCCGGAGCGCTGAAGCTGTCCGTTCCATTGAAGGCAGAGGTAAGTTTTGGAAGTAACTGGTATGAAGCGAAATAGGCTCCCCGCATCTGCTGGATATCCGGTATAATGGAGTGGAGGTGAGCCATTATGCCGGAACTGCCGGAAGTCGAAACAGTCAGAAGAACACTTAATGATTTAATTACAGGCAAGCAGATAGAGCATGTCACCGTCCGGCTGCCGCGGATTATTCAGCGCCCGGATGATATTCAGGCTTTTGCCCATATGCTGGCAGGCCATAGCGTAGTAACGGTTGAGCGCAGAGGCAAGTTCCTGCGGTTCGTCTTCGATGGACTTGTGATGGTCTCCCATCTGCGGATGGAAGGCCGTTACGGGGTGTACCGGGAGGGCGAGCCGCTGGACAAGCATACTCATGTGATTTTCCATTTCTCCGACGGTACGGAGCTGCGTTATACCGATGTGCGCCAGTTCGGAACGATGCATCTGTTCCAGCCGGGTGAGGATCTGCTGCTGAAGCCGCTGAATAAGCTGGGACAGGAACCGCTGGATGCGGATTTCACCCTGGAGCGTTTCAAGCAGATTGTCTCGAAGAGAAGTACCAAAATTAAGCCGCTCTTGCTGAATCAGGAATATATCGTCGGTATCGGTAATATTTATGTGGATGAATCCCTGCACCGTGCCGGCATTCATCCGGAAGAAACCGCAAACTCCCTCTCGGAGGACCATCTGGCCAGGCTGCATCATGCGATCGTTGCAACCTTGACAGAGGCGGTGAATGCGGGAGGCTCCTCAGTGAAGTCGTATGTCAACGGCCAGGGGGAGAGCGGGAATTACCAGGATCAGCACCGCATATACGGACGCAAGGATCAGCCTTGCGCTACCTGCGGAACGTTGATTGAGAAAAGTGTTGTCGGCGGCCGGGGCACGCATTATTGTCCGAGCTGCCAGCCAGTACCGGTGCAGACAAGGTAAGCATTCAGCCGGGCGTATGAAGTGGATTTATAGGAAATTCTAAGGGAATTCTAAACGGTGTTGTCCATGCTTCATCAAAAGGCAGGCACTCACTGCCCGTCCCGCCCATATAATGTGTGAAGATTGCTGATTAAGGCGAACGGAGCCCGGCTGACAAGGCCGCCAGGTTCCGGTTCTTCACGGGAGGGATTGCGGGTGCTTAGCCCATTGTTGTCACTGCTGCTGCTTGCGTTTGCTCTTAGTTTGGACGGATTTGGTGTAGGCATTACATATGGACTGCGTAAAATGAAAATTCCTTTGCTCTCAATTATGATTATCTCGCTCTGTTCGGGGGTAGTCATTTGTGTGTCTATGCAGGTCGGCGTCCTGCTGGCCAAGGTGGTCTCACCGCATGCCGCTTCCAGTATCGGAGCGGTTATTCTCGTCTTGATGGGTTGCTGGTCACTATTTCAGATGCTGACACAGAAAGAGAAGGAGCAGGGGGAAGCAGAGCTGGGAGCCGGAGACGGGCTGCCAGACCGGCAGGCCTTGCTGGAGACGGCTGCCGCTGCGATTAGGGAAGATGCGGGACCGCTGAAGCCGGCTGTATTCTCGCTGGAGCTCCGGCATCTGGGGGTAGTCATTCAGATCCTCCGCACCCCGTCTTCCGCCGATATGGATGCTTCCGGGAGTATCTCCTCCATGGAAGCCATGGTCCTGGGCATTGCATTGTCGCTGGATGCCTTCGGTGCCGGTCTCGGCGCTGCGCTGCTCGGGTTCAGCCCGGTGTCGACCTCGCTGATGATCGCTGTGTTCAGCGGAACATTTCTGCTGCTGGGGATGAAGACAGGACTAAGATTGTCAGGCAGCTACTGGATGAAGCATGCGGCTGTTCTGCCGGCGTTATTATTGATTGCAATGGGTATAATGAAGCTATTATGAGGTGAGTACATGATTATGGGCTTAACCGGAGGGATTGCTTCCGGAAAAAGCACCGTGTCCGCACTGTTTGTCGCCAAGGGAGCTGCTCTGGTGGATGCCGATGTCATCGCCAGAGAGGTTATGCTCCCCGGACATCCGGTGCTGGCCGCTGCTGTACAGGCTTTTGGAGAGACGATTCTGCAGCCGGACGGAACATTGGACCGGCCGAGGCTGGGGGAGATCGTTTTCCGGGATCCGGAAGCACTTCAGACCTTGAACCATCTGACGCATCCGGCGATCCGTACAGAAATTAAGGACCGTATGTATGCGTTAGATCAGGAAGATCCGCAGCGGCTGGTTATTGTGGATATTCCGCTGCTCTATGAATCACAGCTGGACAATTTATTCGATCATATTATTGTGGTATATGTGCCCCGCAGAGTCCAGTTGGCCAGGCTCATGGCGCGGAATGGAATGACGCTGGAACAAGCCGAGAACCGGCTGAAATCGCAGATGGACATCGAACTAAAGCGCAGGAAAGCCTACTACGTGATCGACAATAGCGGTGATCCCGGAGCTACGGAGCGGCAGGTTGCCAGCCTGTGGGACAGGCTGGGCCTCTTATGATGAAGTGGTTGCGCAAAAAAAGAGTACTGCTGTTGCTGTTTATTGGCTTTACAGCGATCCTGTTCCTGGGCACCAATTGGATGTCTTGGTTTTATCCGATACATTATAAAGATGAGATCCGCAAACACAGCCTTACTTATGAGATGGACCCGTTCCTGGTGGCATCAATTATCCGGGTTGAGACCAATTTCAAGACCGGACGCGAATCCAAAAAAGGTGCAATCGGACTGATGCAGCTGATGCCGGATACCGCCAAGTGGGCGCTGGAAAAGGCCAAGCTTCCTGAAGTGTCGCTTGAGCGGCTAAAAGAAGAGCCATCCTCCAATATCGAACTGGGTACCTGGTATTTGTCTACGCTTTCCCGGCAGTTTGACGGCAACCGGACAGCGGTTATAGCCGCCTATAATGCCGGACCCGGCAAAGTACAGAGCTGGCTGGATGAAGGCCGGTGGGACGGAACAGAAGCGTCTGTGAAGGATATCCCGTTCGGAGAGACCCGTCACTATGTACAGCGTGTCATCTATTATTATGACCAATACACAGAGCTCTACAGTGAATTCTGAGGCTCTGCTTTAAATATTGCGTTTGTGCCGACATAAAAAGAAGCATCAAACGGCCCGGAGGCCGTTCAATACTTCTTTAGGCAAGCTTATGGAGACAGGTTATTTGTATTGACCTGCCAATTGCTGTTCAGCCAGGGTTACAAGACGTTTAGTGATGTAACCACCGATCGAACCGTTTTCGTAAGAAGTTTTATTGCCTTGGTATCCATCTGGGGAGAGGGTGATACCTAGTTCTTGGGCAACTTCGAATTTCAGTTGTTCCAAGGCACCGCGTGAATTTGGAGCTACCAGGTTATTGGAGCTGTTGTTTTGGCTCATTGCTGTTCACCTCCTATCGGTTGGTAACTGTATTATGTGCTGGACTTGCCATATTCATAACAACAAATAAACGGTGATTTCTGGAAATTAACATAAGCCCCGTTTAGCCTGGTTATTCAGGAGCGGGGCATACCCATTCTTACTATGAGGAAGTGATGAAGCTTATGAAATGCCCTTACTGTGATCACACCAATACCAAAGTGCTTGACTCCCGTCCAGCCAATGAGAATAAGTCCATCCGCCGCAGGCGCGAATGCGAACTGTGCAGCCGCCGTTTCACCACCTTCGAAATGATTGAAGAAACCCCGCTGATCGTCATCAAAAAAGACGGCAGCCGCGAAGAGTTCAGCCGTGACAAAATCCTCCGTGGCCTCATCCGCGCCTGTGAGAAGCGTCCCGTTTCTGTAGAGCGCCTGGAAGTCATCGTATCCGAGGTTGAGAAAAGCCTGCGCGGCATCGCCCTGGCCGAGATCGAGAGCCGCCAGATCGGCGAGCTGGTCATGGAGCAGCTCTACCCTGTAGACGAGGTAGCTTACGTCCGCTTCGCGTCCGTGTACCGCCAGTTCAAGGACATCAACATGTTTATGAAGGAACTGAAGGGACTGCTCTCTAAGGGGACTGAGGAGCTGGACGGGCTGTAGGAGGCTTACTGAAGAGGGAATGTGTCATTCCTGGCATAAAGGGGCTAGCCTTGATATTGTGAGGCTGGCCTCTGTGAGAAGCGCTTCTGTATAGAAATTAATTAATTTTATAAAAGTGTTGACACTGATCCCGAATTTCTGTATTATATAGAAGTCGCCTACGAAACATAACAACTTGAAAGCGACTTGAGTAAACCGCTCAAAATGGATTTCAGAATACATAATGTGATTCGAAATCAAGCGTATGGGGAATTAGCTCAGCTGGGAGTACACCATGTATCATTCACCAACCCAGCGAATGAAGGTTGAAGGTAAGGCTTAATTAATGTGGGGAATTAGCTCAGCTGGGAGTACACCATGTATCATTCACCAACCCAGCGAATGAAGGTTGAAGGTAAGGCTTAATTAATGTGGGGAATTAGCTCAGCTGGGAGAGCGCATCGCTGGCAGCGATGAGGTCATCGGTTCGAACCCGTTATTCTCCACCATATTATGGTTATAATGGAATATTATGGGCTTTTAGCTCAGTTGGTAGAGCAGTAGACTCTTAATCTATTTGTCCAGGGTTCGAATCCCTGAAAGCCCACTAACTAAAAAGACGGCAGAGATGCCGTCTTTTTGCTATGCAATTATAGTATCAGGAAGACATGCATGATGCTGCAAACCGTTGGTGAGTAAATAATGCAAACTAACACTCAATTATTTAGGTATCGCAAGACGCCACTGCAAGTTGAATCTCGAGTATTGCAAAGTAACAATGACTCTGAGGAGTTGCGTGAAAAAATCTTGTATTGTTCATATGGGGAATTTTAGAACGGCACAAGCAACAATCACCTTGCGAATTATAGGAACGTACGTTCCCATTTAAAATTATAAGTTTAGGTCTGCTTTTACTCGAGATAGGAATCATTAATTAAATGACTTACTCGCTGTTGCTTACTACTTCTTCGGTAGGAATAACTGATTTTCTATTTTACGGGCAGTTTGAAAGAGAGATGTATTCCGGTTATTCATTAAGTAACGGGGTAGAGGAACCGAGTAACGAGGCAAGCTGACTATTTTTGAGTAAAGTTAAGATGGAAGCAAAGAAAAATACAGTATAAAAGAGGGTAGATTCGAGAAAATGTTAATTCTGAAAGAACAATGATTACACAAGCACTGATACACTTAGTGACTCCCTTAAAGGGGAGGACTCCGTTTTTTCATCCCCTCCCATGTTCGCCTTCACTGGTTCTCCCGAATTCACTGTGGCAATGGGTGATCCGATATCTCCACTGACTATTGTTACATGTTGGAGGATTTATGTAACAAAAGTTATAAGGCGGCAAAAGAAACGGGAACATATCACTTAGAAGATGATTCCAAAATCGTATTAATCCTGAAAGATCAAAGATAATAAAACCACCGATACACATACTGACTCCCATACAGGGACGACTCCGTTATTTCCTTCATCCCCCGCATCTCGCCCTCACTGCTCCCTCAGTCCTCAGTGTGGTGCTGGCTCACAGCAAGTCGGTCACTGGGCTTACCCTCCTCAAAAGCCTATGCACTGGCATTCTAGACGCTTAAAGGCCAATAGGCTCCTTTAAAGCCAGTAAAAGCCACTGACATCTCTGTACTCGCACCAGAGGCTTAAATCCTAATTACATTTAGCTTTAAAATACGGTTTCTTCTATGTTAAAGTTAAAATGATAAATGTGGGAATAATTACATATGGAGAATTGAGGTATTCAAGATGAGGACTACTAAATTGTCGAAGCTCATAGTCTGTTCAACGCTTGCCTTCGGTATCGGTGCTGCTGTTCCAGCTCTAACAAACTATAGCACTAAAACTGCATCGGCAAGCCCAGCGGAGTCACCAACCGCAAAAGTCATAATAGACGGAAAGCAAATGGCGTTCCAAGGTCAGGGCGCTGTGGTAATGCAGGGTGCAACGCTCGTTCCGATGCGGGAGGTATTCAGTAAGCTAGGGGCAACCTTAAGCTGGAACCAAGGCACCAAGACAGTAACGGCGATCAAGGGTTCAACTAAAATCGTTCTCACAATAGGCAGCCAGTCAGCCAAAGTAAACAACAACAAGGTAACCCTCACAAAGGAAGCAGTAGTCCTCAACGGAGCTACACTCGTCCCTTTGCGCTTCATCAGCGAGGCCCTCGGAGCCAAGGTTTCTTGGGATCAGAAGGCAAGTGTGGCAACGATAACAAGCGCTGCACAGTCAGCCCCTTCTGCACCAACGACTCCAGCTGCACCAACGACTCCCTCAGCACCAGCCGTCAGTAATAGCGGGGGTACTGGAACTCAGGTTGGCAATCTCTTCGTCAAATACGGCACCCACACTTACGAGTCCAAGACCCAAGCTGAGTACGACAAAGTAATGGAGATCGTAGCCAATAATATTAAAGATTATAAAACAAATCCCTTCTACTCTAATTTCACACAGATGAGTGACCCTGAGTTCAGTAGAGGAGTTTCAGCGGGTTTGGCTCAAACTGATGTTTACACAGGCGGCTTGTTAACCTCGTATTACGAGGGGGTACATGAGGTAACTCAAGCTCTCAAGTCCATGCGCGAGCACGGCGTACCCACAGACCTAGCAGTCGAGGCCTACACCATCTTCTCAATAGGGTCAAAAGCGACACAGGCGAACAGCGCTCCCTCAAATAACGTAAATATACGCTCAGCGTACCAGAGTTTGGTTGAAGGACTAAACGATTGCGATAGCTGGGCAAATGCCCTAATAGCGCACTATGACGCGGCTGGATTCAACACTCAGATACGGGCGAACAGTACGCATGCAACGGGCTACGTCCAGATAAACAATGCATGGTACTCCATAGACGGAGGGCTGAACTACGTAGGCACAAGTGTACCTTCCCCTGCAGGAACCTACCAGTACACCGCCCCAACCTTCTAAAGGACTTTTCGATTTAGTAAATCAGTAACGCTTATCTCTTTCCTGTATCGCGTCACTTGAGTTTTTGTATTAAGTCATAACATAATATCTAACCTTTTATCACTGCACAGAGATGATAAAATGGCACTTATTCCTGTATTGACGAGCACAATTAATAGTTCTCTTGATTGAGGACAAGTAACCTTAACACTGTAACTTCTTTGTATCTCATGCAGTCCTATGAGATTCCGGGGTTAGACTTAAGTCTAACCCCGGAATCTCAGCAAGTATAGCTTGGGGTAACTCCTGAGTGCTGACTCAGTAAAGGGCAATAGCAAGGGGACGTGTATATGTTAAGCTTTGCGCTCATTATAATCAGTTTGTTTCTGTACGGCTTGGAGTCTAATATTTTTAAAGACGCTTCGGGCGATGTTTTGTCTATTTATGACAGTATTGTTTATTACCCTCTGCATTCCATATTATACATAGTACTTGGTCTGCCGTTTCTCACTACCTCTATTCCGTTGATAGTCACCGACTGGAGATTTGGTTTATTGATTGTGACTGAAACATTAAACTCTCTTGGGATTCTCTGGCTTCTCAGAGATACTAACGCAACAGTATCGGTGGCTATACTGGGAACGGCGAATATTAGTGCTGCTTTGTTCATTGATCATTCTGTGTGGGTTTTTGTATTGATAAACGTGGTATGTTTGGGTGTATACTTGTATCAAAGTAAGAATAGTTTATCCCGAATCGGTTGGTTCAGTAGCCTAGTATTAATATTTATTCCCGCAGCGATCTCAGCGAAGTTACTGACTGTTTTCACTGAGTCTGTCGGCAATGCAATGGCGGTATTCGGTATGGCGACTCTGGTTCCGTCATTATTGGCTTTTTTGATATTCATGAGGCGGATAAGGTTCAAGAATGCTAAGCCTTTTGTGCGCTCCGCTGCAATTTCAGCGGTAGCTGGATTTATTTGTTTCTATGCTTTTTCTATAGCGACTTCCCCGGCTGCGGCGTTAATAGCCTTATCTTTCGAATGTGTAATGACAGAGATAAGCGCGTACATATTTAAAGACCAGTCAAACTTGTATCTTGGGAGAAAGTCTAAACTGCAAATGACAAGCTTGCTAGTTATAAGTTTGTCCGCAACACTCTCAGTGCTGCTCCACACTTGATTACTGTAGTCCCTCAACGTACTAAGACGATTCACACAACCCCGCTGTGCTACAGCAGGGTTGTTATATTTTATGGGCTTGGAGGAGGATGCCCGAAGTAGACTTTGTATTTCACTTGATAACATAAACGTATATTAACTAAATGTGTAATAAGGAGGAAGCAAAACTCATGAGAAAGCTCCCAGCCACACTGTTAGCATTAATGCTAACTTTATCACTTTCCATCCCTTCAGCTTTCGCATCGCCTGTAACAATTCAGGGTACAGTAGAGACCACAGATGTTCTCTCTGGAGCAGCATCGGTACAGCCGACAGCAACATCCACCGCTGAAGCGACTGTAGGGACGGTAACCAGAACGGTGGTATCTGCCGAGTCCACAGCAGTAGCATCACCATCACCCAGCGCTTCTGTATCAGGCTCTGTGGAGTCAGGGGTACCTGCAACACCATCCACAGCGCCAACCCCAGCGCCCACAACCACTCCAGAGGCAGCAAAGGACGCAGCAAAGGACGTAGCCAAAGACCTTGAGGCCACCTCAGGCGAGGCCTATATCAAGGGATTCCATGTGCAGGTTGCGTTAACTGATTCTGCAAAGGATGCGCCTTATGTCCCAACATTCAAAGTCCAGTTAGCAGACGGCAGCGGTAAGATCATCTCCACAATAACCGCCAGCTACACGAACTTTGATCAGGAGAATGGGGTATAGCTGCTGTAGCTCTTAGAGTTGATCGAAATTGTAAGACATTTCTCATGATGTAGTGACTCCTTCTTTAATTGAAAATTGTAGCATCTATATTTTCCAAGCATTGCCTAAAGGCTGATAGTCTAGTAGGATAAGATTAAATCCTATCGGACTATTTTTTTTGTGTGAAATTAGCGAATATTAGTATAAAGGGGTATTTAGACTGTGACTACTACTAACGCAAGAGGTAAGCTCCATATGCTCGAACCTAAGCAGGAATCTAAGAGTTCTGAATTAATCAATCCGGTTGATGAGCTTTGGCACATAGAACTTCTTTACGGTAAGCACTATCAATTTTCCGAGCTGACGTATGGGCTTTTCATGCAAACTAAACTTGTGGGCGGTGCAAGTCGTTGTTATTTAGTAATCGATTTGGTGGAAGACTTCGATAGGATATTAAGGGAGCTTTCAGTATTTGGTGCCATAGAACGTACGGAGCTATTGAGAGTGATCGCTTATGCGAAGCAGTTGAAGATAAGAGGGGTATACCGTCCTGTTCCTGACCTCATGCCTTTTATCGATGGGCGGTCTGATGGTGGCGAGGGTCAGGAGCTGTGTCGTCTTGTGGTTGATTACATCGTGGAGAACCCCTCTTTGTTCCCAACCGTAAGTAGCGGTCTTTACAGTGCCACACAAAGCCTTGGAGTGGTGCTGGATACGGAGAGCTACATACGAAAATTTGGCGAGTCAGTCGTGGGGGTAACCTCAGAAGCTCTCTATGAGATCCTTGAGCTTGAAAGTGGAAACAGCAAGAGGTTAGTTGAAATCACCCGTTCATGGCAGCAGGCTGGCTGGCTAGTAAAGAGAAGCAACCAGTCAAGATTGCAAGAAGCAATAAGACCTATTGCCGATGTAGCTGAGGTACGCCGCTTCTATCTGCTTCGGACAGATATGTAGGGGGTACTATGGAAAGGCGAAAGCAGTCACGCATCAAATCGTTGAGTGGGCATCCCCGCAGTATTATCAATTATCTAGGGGGAAAGGCGAATCTAATTGAAAATATCGTTCCTCTAATCGAGTACATAGCCCAAGCAGAAGGGCTCACTGAATACATTGAGGCTACTGGCGGAGGCGCACGCATGCTACTTAACCTGCCACAATCGCTTTTTGTACGCAGAGTATATAACGAGATTGATCCTGGACTATCGTCTTTGTTTTACTGCCTTGGTCATAGAGAGATGACCTATAGTCTTATTGACATGCTAGAGGGCTGGGGTATTGAAGAGGAGCGCTATCTGTTTGCACGTTCCGAGCATGAATCTTGGCAGACGGATTCTTCACTGTTCTATAACTCTGATTTCGACCGTGTTTATGCCGCTGGGGTAACATTTGTGGTGAACACGCAATCAACTGCCTCGACACGAGGCAGTTTCGACAAAACAATATTATCTGCCAATCGCCAAGCGTCATATATGAAAAGAGTCCGTTCTCTGCACCTGTATTCTTCAACGCTAGAAGGGGTAAACGTCAGCAATCAGTCAATCTTTGCCCTGCTTTCTCAACCTCGGGACTGGTCTAAATCTTTCGTGTATATTGATCCTCCGTACACAGTTGATGAGATGCTTAGTACAGAGCATTACGGTGTGCATTCCTTCTCCAATCAAGACCACGAGAAGCTGGTTGACTTGCTCTTAAACCACGATGCAAAAATAGGACTAAGCGGGTATGCAAACAGTATTTACTCTAGGCTAGAGACGAATGGTTGGAAAAAGCTCTTCTTACGGAGAGTTCCTATCTCGAGTTCGGGCACCAAAGGTCGGTTTCAGGATGAGTACATTTGGCTAAACGTGGACATTCCTCAGGTTCTTATCGACATGGTTGCCGATGAAAACTATCGTTTAATGGATTAAGAAGAGGTGGCATTTACTGCTGGAGCTTAGGCTTTTAGTGGCTTGTAACACTCTGAAAAACCTAAGGACATGTAAAAAAAGCCTATGAAGGCCATTGAATCCTACGGACACCACTATAATTTCAAGACAACTACTCAGTTTGATGAGTCACATGCTAGGTGTGGCTTTTTTTTGTTGCTATTTATGCATGAAATCGAACAGACTGCGATTCTGATCATTTTTGCCTTAATCCTTTGACTGAGTGTGCTCTTGCTGGGGGTATTGACTAGCGTTTGTAAATCTCTTCATATTATTTGCAAAACGGCTAACATGATTTGCAAATGTCATCATATTTCCATTCAAAAACGGTAACACCATTTGCAAAATCGATCATTCAACAAACTAACCGCACAGTATCCTCTGTTATAAGCGCACTTAATTTGCCGTTTTCTTCATTCCATCTCCAATTTGTCACATCTCTTTGTAAATGAGCAAACCTATTTGTAAATCGCTTAACACCGTTTGTAAAACTCGCTACAGCCGCTGTTTGTGCATCATATGGCATGTTTCCCCGTCATGCTCCGTTGCTCCTTATTAGGGGGTACTCTGCCGTTCAGCGGTGGCTGAGCAATCTATAAATATGTAAATATTTTTGTAAAATCATGGACTTTAATTATGACGAAAAGATATTTTTATACATTTCTACACGGGGAAAAAATCAGAAAGAGAGAGGATGAATTATCAGATGTTCGACATGAGATATTTCAACGGTTATTTATATTCTTTTAAATCCCCTTTAACTGCCCATCTTCAGCAGTGTTTACAGGGGGAGCTTGCATTCGGTGAACAGGACACGTTCACTTGTTTTAGTATGACGCACCGCGATGCCATGGCGGTTGAATACGGAGCTTGGCTAAACCGTTTTGGAATCCCGATCAAGGATTCTGACATACGAGTTTATGGAAGAACACTCGCGAGCGGGCTGTATCTCCAAAACAGTATCTGCATGGCACTGATTAATAAAACCTACTGTCTGGTAACGCAAAGTGGTGCCTATGCAGCTGCAATATCAAATGCTCACTCACCGCATGCCAAAGAGGCAATTCAGCGGGAGCTAACGCCGAGTATATCAGACATTCGGAACGCTGTGCTGCCTGTAGCATTGCTTGGCAGGGGTCAGCATGGGCTTTTCGTTAAGGATAAAGTTATGTTGTCGGAGAAAAACCTGCATGGAGTTGTTCCATTCATATATTATCTCCGGTATGGGATGAAACTGGCTGAGTCTTTATTTAATCAATCACTTATCGTGTCGTATCGGGGACAGGATCGAGAGCCTTTAAGGACTGAGGTTAGCTTATTTCCAAATCAAATGAGGGAATATTATCGAGTATCGACACATGCTGAGGCCAGGAAGGTTATTTCAAACCAACTAGAGCATTCTGACACCTTGGGGAGGCTTTTGGTCTTTAAGATGAAGAAGGGTCATAAGCTGTATCCCCTCCATATGAATGTTCTTTCTATAACGAGTATCGTACCGAGTTAACTTTGTGGTTTGCGCTACACGAATAGGCTATCCAGCCTTCGCTGGATAGCCTATTCTTTGGCCCTCTGCTGGCTTCTGCTGGGATGGGGTAGGTCTTTTATCCACGCTGGCTTACTCGCCCTCACGGCTCATCTGCTTGCGTCTCTCTTCGTGGGGGATCTGCTCTGTTTCCTGTCTGTGAGGTATTCGAAAATTAGAATGAAACTTAGAACTGGCTTCGACGTTAGTTCTAATCTTGCTCGTGTTCTAATAAATCAGGCGATTTCGGCATGAAAAGGGGCTTTTACTCTAATATTTTTTCTTTAAAACTTGGATAATTAGAGTTAGCAATATTATTGTGAAATAGGCATTGAACAGCTACTTTCTTTTGCCTGTGCTGACCTCGTTTCGGGGCACTTCCGCTCTGATATGTCTCATATACTATAGGATTCGGTACTGGCTGAATATTGAAGGATTCCTGTTCCAAAAGAGTTTTAGAACCTGTCCCTAAAGTTACCTTGGGTTACAGATATTTCGGCACGTTTTTGGACTATTTTTTTGTTTCAAGTACACAAAACTGTATTGGTTATCTTAAAAGAAGGAGTGGGCTAACCAATGGCTTCAAAAAAATTCGGCTACACAAGGACTAGTAAAATGATT
This window contains:
- a CDS encoding DNA adenine methylase, translating into MERRKQSRIKSLSGHPRSIINYLGGKANLIENIVPLIEYIAQAEGLTEYIEATGGGARMLLNLPQSLFVRRVYNEIDPGLSSLFYCLGHREMTYSLIDMLEGWGIEEERYLFARSEHESWQTDSSLFYNSDFDRVYAAGVTFVVNTQSTASTRGSFDKTILSANRQASYMKRVRSLHLYSSTLEGVNVSNQSIFALLSQPRDWSKSFVYIDPPYTVDEMLSTEHYGVHSFSNQDHEKLVDLLLNHDAKIGLSGYANSIYSRLETNGWKKLFLRRVPISSSGTKGRFQDEYIWLNVDIPQVLIDMVADENYRLMD